One Hydrogenophaga crassostreae genomic region harbors:
- a CDS encoding outer membrane beta-barrel protein produces the protein MKKSSALTCLIAPALLALSAQTAMAQDVYGEVGYSAMSTELSVPLIGLSAKAKPTMVRALVGVSPLGGLSIEGIAAGSLSDDSFSANASGSSSAVQLGRAKVNQILGVYVGSRLGLGPVELFGRVGMAKSEVQFKGLGNGNETDISYGGGVRLIPFDTFTLSADYMRYLDKDGARIDGYTLSVGLKF, from the coding sequence ATGAAAAAGTCCTCAGCGCTGACCTGCCTGATCGCCCCCGCCCTGCTCGCCCTGAGCGCCCAGACCGCCATGGCGCAAGACGTCTATGGCGAAGTGGGTTATTCAGCCATGTCCACCGAGTTGTCGGTGCCCCTGATCGGCCTTTCCGCCAAAGCCAAGCCCACCATGGTTCGCGCACTTGTGGGCGTCTCTCCCTTGGGGGGACTGTCCATTGAAGGCATTGCGGCTGGCAGCCTGTCAGACGACAGCTTCTCCGCCAATGCCTCAGGCAGCAGCAGCGCTGTTCAGCTGGGTCGCGCCAAAGTCAACCAGATTCTGGGCGTCTATGTGGGCAGCCGCCTGGGCCTGGGGCCCGTTGAGTTGTTTGGGCGTGTGGGCATGGCAAAGAGCGAGGTCCAGTTCAAAGGCCTGGGCAACGGCAACGAAACGGATATCTCCTACGGCGGCGGCGTGCGCCTGATTCCATTTGATACCTTCACACTCAGCGCCGACTACATGCGCTACCTCGACAAGGACGGTGCCCGTATCGACGGCTACACCCTGAGCGTGGGTCTGAAGTTCTGA
- a CDS encoding alkene reductase: protein MLFDSLQVGAINLPNRILLAPLTRARAGLDHMPNDMMAEYYAQRASGGLLITECTMVAPNTSAFTTEPGIYSPEQIAGWKKVTEAVHAKGGRIFMQIWHAGRAAHPAMNGGADNVGPSAIAIEGEVHTPEGKLPNAQPRALTLEEIPAMVQAYVQGAKNAIEAGFDGVEVHGANGYLIDQFLRDSANQRTDGYGGSLEHRARFLFEVLTAVTAAIGADRVGLRLSPLNSYNSMIDNDPLALIGFLAEHLNQFDLAYLHVMRSDFFQKQAADVMPVARAKYKGVLIGNMGYSPAEAEQAISEGKLDAVAFGTAFLANPDLPERIQADAELNQPNPATFYTPGPEGYTDYPVMATETVA from the coding sequence ATGCTTTTTGACTCCCTGCAGGTTGGCGCGATCAACCTGCCCAACCGCATCCTACTCGCTCCCCTGACCCGCGCCCGCGCCGGACTGGACCACATGCCCAACGACATGATGGCCGAGTACTACGCCCAGCGCGCCAGCGGTGGTCTGCTGATCACCGAGTGCACCATGGTCGCCCCCAACACCTCGGCCTTCACCACCGAACCCGGCATCTACTCCCCCGAGCAAATCGCCGGCTGGAAGAAAGTCACCGAAGCCGTTCACGCCAAAGGCGGCCGCATCTTCATGCAGATCTGGCACGCGGGCCGCGCCGCGCACCCGGCGATGAACGGTGGCGCCGACAACGTCGGCCCCAGCGCCATCGCCATCGAAGGCGAGGTGCACACCCCCGAAGGCAAGCTACCCAACGCCCAGCCCCGTGCCCTGACCCTGGAAGAAATTCCAGCGATGGTGCAGGCCTACGTGCAAGGCGCCAAGAACGCAATCGAAGCCGGCTTTGACGGTGTCGAAGTGCACGGCGCCAACGGCTACCTGATCGACCAGTTCCTGCGCGACAGCGCCAACCAGCGCACCGACGGCTACGGCGGCTCGCTGGAGCACCGCGCCCGCTTCCTGTTCGAGGTCTTGACCGCCGTGACCGCCGCCATCGGCGCCGACCGCGTGGGTCTGCGCCTGTCGCCCCTGAACAGCTACAACAGCATGATCGACAACGATCCGCTGGCACTGATCGGCTTCCTGGCCGAGCACCTCAACCAGTTCGACCTGGCCTACCTGCACGTCATGCGCTCGGACTTCTTCCAGAAGCAGGCGGCCGACGTGATGCCGGTGGCCCGCGCGAAGTACAAAGGCGTGCTGATCGGCAACATGGGCTACTCGCCTGCCGAGGCCGAGCAGGCGATCAGCGAAGGCAAGCTCGATGCGGTCGCATTCGGCACCGCCTTCCTGGCCAACCCCGATCTGCCAGAGCGCATCCAGGCCGACGCCGAGCTGAACCAGCCCAACCCCGCCACCTTCTACACGCCAGGCCCAGAGGGCTACACCGACTACCCGGTGATGGCCACCGAAACGGTCGCCTGA
- a CDS encoding SOS response-associated peptidase, whose product MSVQYESLPHAGMYLDAFGVRAPAELPGDQVWPRRPGAFIRAMAVPLAVAVEEALDGAEAGEGSGLDAEAPPAGPKPLVRELVVGQLGLVPKWVKSASDAKLRSTKLVNARQETVTTTTAFRDAWLAGQRCIVPMQAFQEEDYRSGKAVHTRIARVDGRSMGAAGLWERWVSAEGEEIMSFCLLTVNANSHALIHRYQQPGAEKRMLAILNEGSFDAWLQARPDKAKEFLRPYPAEKLTANPIQKLHKVKA is encoded by the coding sequence ATGAGTGTTCAATATGAAAGTTTGCCGCATGCCGGCATGTACCTCGACGCGTTTGGCGTTCGAGCGCCCGCCGAGCTTCCCGGCGATCAGGTCTGGCCGCGTCGTCCGGGGGCGTTTATCCGTGCGATGGCAGTGCCCCTGGCGGTGGCTGTCGAGGAGGCGCTGGATGGTGCTGAAGCCGGCGAGGGCTCGGGTTTGGACGCCGAGGCGCCGCCAGCGGGCCCAAAGCCGCTTGTCCGCGAGCTGGTGGTGGGGCAGTTGGGCCTGGTGCCCAAATGGGTGAAATCCGCGTCGGATGCCAAGTTGCGCTCGACCAAGCTGGTGAATGCGCGGCAGGAAACCGTGACCACGACCACCGCGTTTCGCGACGCCTGGCTGGCCGGTCAACGCTGCATCGTGCCCATGCAGGCATTCCAGGAAGAGGATTACCGCAGTGGCAAAGCGGTGCATACCCGGATTGCCCGGGTCGACGGCCGGTCCATGGGTGCGGCCGGTTTGTGGGAGCGTTGGGTCAGCGCGGAGGGCGAAGAAATCATGAGCTTTTGCCTGCTCACGGTGAACGCCAACAGCCACGCACTGATCCATCGTTACCAGCAGCCCGGCGCTGAAAAACGGATGCTGGCCATCCTGAACGAAGGCTCGTTCGATGCGTGGTTGCAAGCCAGACCCGATAAGGCGAAGGAGTTTTTGCGCCCGTATCCGGCCGAAAAACTGACGGCCAACCCGATTCAAAAATTGCACAAGGTCAAGGCCTGA